A single window of Colletes latitarsis isolate SP2378_abdomen chromosome 11, iyColLati1, whole genome shotgun sequence DNA harbors:
- the LOC143348276 gene encoding facilitated trehalose transporter Tret1 isoform X1, protein MYDSPTIYAHVEREASKNIEENERECFKDAIVSSRSLNKGFTETTTIKNAIPEIAACIIAATFHISVGFSMAYSAILIPHLEAADAELHATQEETSWIASVVVVCTPVGALMGGFLMEILGRLRTLQLGAIPCVAGWILIALSTNIPMLLVGRLLTGLSTALATSPAIVYITEVARPELRGSMISFGPTLASFGMVLSYVKGAYIHWRLVAWLSIIYAVVPIILVELFVPESPVWLVSKGRTEDAKKSLEWLYKYEPKQGKVSAAEAQLTTIMKEKEIKLNEQRKSKHGGLSNKMRAFLKPTGWKPMTILFLFFFFQQFSGIYITLFYAVTWFQEVGAGVNEYLASILVGVTRFLCSMVNTWLLRRYQRRPLCIVSSLGMAACMTVSGYFTLLIRDGDRSGYWVPVLCLLLYVCTSMVGMLTIPWTMTAELFPTEIRGIAHSISYSIANMLMFAALQSYRSLQSFLGGSYAVQWFFAGVSLGAVVFVWLLLPETHGKKLSEIEEYFQNNFLAVGAKSEARKQRARRRNKRKGPTALTQPLNPSHSKTIQNV, encoded by the exons tgtcgaacGCGAGGCGTCGAAGAACATCGAAGAAAATGAAAGAGAGTGCTTCAAAGATGCGATCGTGTCGAGCAGAAGCCTCAATAAAGGCTTCACCGAAACGACAACTATCAAAAATGCCATACCTGAG ATCGCCGCCTGCATCATAGCCGCGACTTTCCACATATCGGTGGGTTTCAGCATGGCGTACTCGGCGATTCTCATTCCTCACCTGGAGGCCGCGGATGCGGAATTGCACGCCACTCAAGAGGAAACTTCCTGGATAG CCAGCGTGGTGGTAGTGTGTACACCCGTGGGTGCCTTAATGGGCGGCTTCCTGATGGAGATATTGGGAAGGTTAAGGACCCTCCAACTTGGCGCGATTCCCTGCGTGGCGGGATGGATTCTCATAGCTCTTTCAACGAACATTCCGATGCTCTTGGTCGGTCGACTACTGACTGGACTGTCCACTGCTCTAGCAACTTCTCCTGCTATTGTCTACATCACCGAGGTCGCACGGCCAGAATTAAGGGGTTCGATGATATCTTTCGGGCCGACTTTGGCCTCTTTTGGAATGGTACTTTCGTACGTGAAGGGGGCATACATACATTGGAGATTGGTAGCCTGGCTCAGCATTATTTACGCCGTCGTGCCTATCATTTTGGTAGAATTGTTCGTGCCCGAGTCCCCTGTGTGGCTAGTCTCCAAGGGTCGAACGGAGGATGCGAAAAAGTCGCTAGAATG GCTGTACAAATATGAACCAAAACAAGGGAAAGTGTCCGCCGCAGAAGCGCAATTGACAACGATCATGAAGGAGAAAGAAATCAAACTTAACGAGCAGAGGAAGAGCAAACATGGCGGCCTATCCAACAAGATGAGAGCATTCTTAAAGCCTACCGGATGGAAGCCAATGACGATACTCTTTCTGTTCTTCTTTTTCCAACAGTTCTCCGGAATTTACATTACTCTATTCTATGCTGTCACATGGTTCCAA GAAGTTGGCGCTGGCGTAAACGAATACTTGGCCTCGATTCTAGTCGGTGTAACGCGTTTCCTGTGTTCGATGGTGAACACGTGGCTGTTGAGGCGATACCAGAGACGCCCGTTGTGTATAGTCTCGTCCTTGGGAATGGCGGCTTGTATGACCGTTTCCGGTTACTTCACTCTCCTTATTAGGGACGGCGATCGGTCTGGCTACTGG GTACCTGTTCTTTGTCTGCTGCTTTACGTTTGCACGTCTATGGTCGGTATGCTAACTATTCCATGGACCATGACCGCGGAATTATTCCCAACCGAGATCAGAGGAATAGCTCATTCCATCAGTTACTCGATAGCCAACATGCTAATGTTCGCTGCTCTGCAGAGTTACAGAAGCTTGCAAAGCTTTTTGGGTG gGTCCTACGCTGTGCAATGGTTCTTCGCCGGCGTTTCACTTGGCGCCGTAGTTTTCGTGTGGCTGCTGCTGCCTGAAACGCATGGCAAGAAGCTTTCCGAGATCGAGGAGTACTTCCAAAACAATTTCTTGGCCGTTGGAGCGAAGTCGGAAGCTCGGAAGCAACGCGCGAGAaggagaaacaaacgaaagggtCCCACTGCTCTCACGCAGCCGCTGAATCCATCGCATTCGAAAACAATACAAAACGTTTAA
- the LOC143348276 gene encoding facilitated trehalose transporter Tret1 isoform X2, producing the protein MDPFSLSVEREASKNIEENERECFKDAIVSSRSLNKGFTETTTIKNAIPEIAACIIAATFHISVGFSMAYSAILIPHLEAADAELHATQEETSWIASVVVVCTPVGALMGGFLMEILGRLRTLQLGAIPCVAGWILIALSTNIPMLLVGRLLTGLSTALATSPAIVYITEVARPELRGSMISFGPTLASFGMVLSYVKGAYIHWRLVAWLSIIYAVVPIILVELFVPESPVWLVSKGRTEDAKKSLEWLYKYEPKQGKVSAAEAQLTTIMKEKEIKLNEQRKSKHGGLSNKMRAFLKPTGWKPMTILFLFFFFQQFSGIYITLFYAVTWFQEVGAGVNEYLASILVGVTRFLCSMVNTWLLRRYQRRPLCIVSSLGMAACMTVSGYFTLLIRDGDRSGYWVPVLCLLLYVCTSMVGMLTIPWTMTAELFPTEIRGIAHSISYSIANMLMFAALQSYRSLQSFLGGSYAVQWFFAGVSLGAVVFVWLLLPETHGKKLSEIEEYFQNNFLAVGAKSEARKQRARRRNKRKGPTALTQPLNPSHSKTIQNV; encoded by the exons tgtcgaacGCGAGGCGTCGAAGAACATCGAAGAAAATGAAAGAGAGTGCTTCAAAGATGCGATCGTGTCGAGCAGAAGCCTCAATAAAGGCTTCACCGAAACGACAACTATCAAAAATGCCATACCTGAG ATCGCCGCCTGCATCATAGCCGCGACTTTCCACATATCGGTGGGTTTCAGCATGGCGTACTCGGCGATTCTCATTCCTCACCTGGAGGCCGCGGATGCGGAATTGCACGCCACTCAAGAGGAAACTTCCTGGATAG CCAGCGTGGTGGTAGTGTGTACACCCGTGGGTGCCTTAATGGGCGGCTTCCTGATGGAGATATTGGGAAGGTTAAGGACCCTCCAACTTGGCGCGATTCCCTGCGTGGCGGGATGGATTCTCATAGCTCTTTCAACGAACATTCCGATGCTCTTGGTCGGTCGACTACTGACTGGACTGTCCACTGCTCTAGCAACTTCTCCTGCTATTGTCTACATCACCGAGGTCGCACGGCCAGAATTAAGGGGTTCGATGATATCTTTCGGGCCGACTTTGGCCTCTTTTGGAATGGTACTTTCGTACGTGAAGGGGGCATACATACATTGGAGATTGGTAGCCTGGCTCAGCATTATTTACGCCGTCGTGCCTATCATTTTGGTAGAATTGTTCGTGCCCGAGTCCCCTGTGTGGCTAGTCTCCAAGGGTCGAACGGAGGATGCGAAAAAGTCGCTAGAATG GCTGTACAAATATGAACCAAAACAAGGGAAAGTGTCCGCCGCAGAAGCGCAATTGACAACGATCATGAAGGAGAAAGAAATCAAACTTAACGAGCAGAGGAAGAGCAAACATGGCGGCCTATCCAACAAGATGAGAGCATTCTTAAAGCCTACCGGATGGAAGCCAATGACGATACTCTTTCTGTTCTTCTTTTTCCAACAGTTCTCCGGAATTTACATTACTCTATTCTATGCTGTCACATGGTTCCAA GAAGTTGGCGCTGGCGTAAACGAATACTTGGCCTCGATTCTAGTCGGTGTAACGCGTTTCCTGTGTTCGATGGTGAACACGTGGCTGTTGAGGCGATACCAGAGACGCCCGTTGTGTATAGTCTCGTCCTTGGGAATGGCGGCTTGTATGACCGTTTCCGGTTACTTCACTCTCCTTATTAGGGACGGCGATCGGTCTGGCTACTGG GTACCTGTTCTTTGTCTGCTGCTTTACGTTTGCACGTCTATGGTCGGTATGCTAACTATTCCATGGACCATGACCGCGGAATTATTCCCAACCGAGATCAGAGGAATAGCTCATTCCATCAGTTACTCGATAGCCAACATGCTAATGTTCGCTGCTCTGCAGAGTTACAGAAGCTTGCAAAGCTTTTTGGGTG gGTCCTACGCTGTGCAATGGTTCTTCGCCGGCGTTTCACTTGGCGCCGTAGTTTTCGTGTGGCTGCTGCTGCCTGAAACGCATGGCAAGAAGCTTTCCGAGATCGAGGAGTACTTCCAAAACAATTTCTTGGCCGTTGGAGCGAAGTCGGAAGCTCGGAAGCAACGCGCGAGAaggagaaacaaacgaaagggtCCCACTGCTCTCACGCAGCCGCTGAATCCATCGCATTCGAAAACAATACAAAACGTTTAA